One genomic region from Streptomyces sp. NBC_01304 encodes:
- a CDS encoding ABC-three component system protein, whose protein sequence is MTGYLYQCELALLELARRSWDDITVEVRMEVLDDIEFLREQTDDPHELLQSKHREKAGRLSETGKDFWRSVASWIDALSALDRLSAGSMPMLRLVTTQLAADDTFLYQLRAGPERSVDDALAGMERVARADDPGNTAVDRRKFMELTAAQRYRLVAAIEINDASPLMSDLDSSLARILGIRPGQHARAVLEDIKGWWYGVAVELLDKNRARVSVTAQELQCRMEEITDRFAGKNLPITETLRRLTDAEIAAYGDDLVVAQMQWIGLKNRTVATHLRDYHYARAQRSVWLRTFKITEEGLEDYERRLWDEWDHVFTRHTDDVEDDTPAAQRKTVGKRVLDDTMDKAADMPARPGSTTEGWIGRGTMHSLAGRAQNAGDDESVGWHPDYPDLCQSHNESQGQ, encoded by the coding sequence ATGACCGGATACCTCTACCAGTGCGAACTGGCCCTGCTGGAACTTGCCCGGCGCAGCTGGGACGACATCACGGTCGAAGTCCGTATGGAAGTCCTCGACGACATCGAGTTCCTGCGCGAACAGACGGATGATCCACACGAACTTCTGCAGTCCAAGCACCGTGAGAAAGCCGGGCGGTTGAGTGAGACCGGCAAGGACTTCTGGCGTTCCGTCGCCTCGTGGATCGACGCGCTGAGCGCACTGGATCGTCTGTCCGCCGGGAGCATGCCGATGCTGCGGCTGGTCACCACTCAGCTGGCGGCTGACGACACCTTTCTGTACCAGCTTCGCGCCGGCCCCGAGCGCTCCGTGGACGACGCCCTGGCCGGCATGGAACGGGTCGCCCGGGCTGACGATCCCGGCAATACGGCCGTGGACCGCAGGAAGTTCATGGAGCTCACGGCCGCTCAGCGCTACCGGCTGGTCGCCGCCATCGAGATCAACGACGCGTCCCCGCTGATGTCAGACCTCGACTCTAGTCTGGCCCGGATACTGGGGATCAGGCCTGGCCAGCACGCCCGCGCCGTCCTCGAGGACATCAAGGGGTGGTGGTACGGCGTGGCCGTCGAGTTGTTGGACAAGAACCGTGCGCGGGTCTCGGTCACCGCCCAGGAGCTGCAGTGCCGCATGGAGGAGATCACCGACCGATTTGCGGGAAAGAACCTGCCCATCACCGAGACGTTGCGCCGTCTCACTGATGCCGAGATCGCCGCGTACGGGGACGATTTGGTCGTTGCCCAGATGCAGTGGATCGGTCTGAAGAACCGCACCGTCGCCACCCACCTGCGGGACTACCACTACGCCCGCGCTCAGCGCTCCGTATGGCTGCGTACCTTCAAGATCACTGAAGAGGGGCTTGAGGACTACGAGCGGCGCCTGTGGGACGAGTGGGATCACGTTTTCACCCGGCACACCGACGACGTCGAGGACGATACCCCCGCGGCGCAGCGCAAGACCGTCGGCAAGCGTGTCCTGGACGACACCATGGACAAGGCTGCCGACATGCCCGCCCGGCCCGGCAGCACCACCGAAGGCTGGATCGGCCGCGGCACCATGCACAGCCTCGCAGGCCGGGCACAGAACGCCGGTGACGATGAGTCCGTCGGCTGGCACCCCGACTACCCCGACCTGTGCCAAAGCCACAACGAGTCGCAGGGCCAGTGA
- a CDS encoding pentapeptide repeat-containing protein, whose product MKPKIRRLALVVGGVVAALGYVLLLWRGPWWIDGAHLREKGLQPADGVVITGFRTMLVAVGAGAIAGLGLYYTHRNHRHAEKLYEHGQEQFAHVREKDREQAELTREGQVTERYVEAIKLLGSSNLHERLGGIYSLERIMNDSERDHGMVVEVLSAFVRTPPPEGSRSSGGTGKGADEGSAEAPRDLLAADVTAALTVLGRQPVRQDDLVVDLRGSRLAGATIRGGSLQGVNLQGVDLTGARIEEVGLAGAQLGSATLTGASIWKGDLAYAIAPGADLTGVHVADTKFTNVVLSNALLVGADLSYVDLSHAFLHGADLTGAVLTKAVLRYASLEHAVLKGAKLEGADLAHADLVGAKLPDADLTGAVLSRANLAHADLTDARLAAADLSDVQGLSIRQLLKAHISSDTNLPEKLADDPQVRRRIAECDAAETKNGPDGGADG is encoded by the coding sequence CAGCCCTTGGGTACGTCCTTCTGCTGTGGCGGGGGCCGTGGTGGATTGACGGTGCTCACCTGCGGGAGAAGGGTCTGCAGCCGGCCGACGGTGTCGTCATCACCGGTTTCCGGACCATGTTGGTCGCTGTTGGGGCTGGGGCGATCGCAGGGCTCGGTCTCTACTACACCCATCGCAACCACCGGCATGCCGAGAAGCTGTACGAGCACGGCCAGGAGCAGTTTGCCCACGTGCGGGAGAAGGACCGTGAGCAGGCGGAACTGACGCGCGAGGGGCAGGTCACCGAGCGGTACGTCGAAGCGATCAAGCTGCTCGGGTCCAGCAATCTCCACGAACGGCTCGGCGGCATCTACAGCCTGGAACGCATCATGAACGACAGCGAGAGAGACCACGGGATGGTCGTTGAGGTCCTGTCGGCCTTCGTGCGTACCCCGCCGCCTGAGGGGAGCCGCTCGAGCGGTGGTACGGGTAAAGGTGCGGACGAGGGCTCGGCGGAAGCGCCGCGCGATCTCCTGGCTGCCGATGTCACTGCGGCCTTGACCGTTCTTGGACGCCAGCCGGTGCGGCAGGACGATCTTGTGGTCGACCTGCGGGGGTCCCGCCTGGCAGGTGCCACGATTCGCGGTGGGAGCCTGCAGGGTGTGAACCTGCAGGGGGTCGACCTCACGGGTGCCCGCATCGAGGAAGTAGGGCTGGCCGGCGCCCAATTGGGGTCGGCGACGCTGACCGGGGCCAGTATCTGGAAAGGCGACTTGGCCTATGCGATCGCTCCGGGGGCTGACTTGACCGGGGTGCATGTCGCGGATACGAAGTTCACGAACGTGGTCCTGTCGAACGCGCTCCTGGTGGGAGCGGACCTTTCGTACGTTGACCTCAGTCATGCATTTCTGCACGGCGCCGATCTGACAGGCGCCGTCCTCACCAAGGCGGTTCTGCGGTATGCGAGTTTGGAGCATGCCGTTTTGAAGGGGGCGAAGCTGGAGGGCGCGGATCTAGCGCATGCTGACCTGGTGGGTGCGAAGCTCCCAGATGCAGACCTCACCGGGGCCGTGCTGAGCAGGGCCAACCTGGCGCACGCGGACCTTACGGATGCCCGACTTGCTGCGGCCGATCTCAGTGACGTCCAGGGGCTGAGCATCCGCCAGTTGCTCAAGGCGCACATCAGCAGCGACACGAACCTGCCTGAGAAACTGGCCGATGACCCGCAGGTCCGGAGACGGATCGCCGAATGTGATGCCGCCGAGACGAAGAACGGTCCCGACGGAGGGGCCGATGGGTAG